In a genomic window of Pseudomonas putida:
- a CDS encoding NADH:ubiquinone reductase (Na(+)-transporting) subunit F, translating into MSYQVTIEPTGEQIEVEEGQTILQAALRQGVWLPFACGHGTCATCKVQVLEGEADLGAASSFALMDMERDEGKVLACCAIPQSDMVIEADIDADPDFLGHPVEDYRAVVSALVDLSPTIKGVHLKLDRPMAFQAGQYINLQLPGIEGTRAFSLANPPSRADEVELHVRRVEGGLATGMIHDELKVGDTVDLSGPYGQFFVRGSQSGDLIFIAGGSGLSSPQSMILDLLEAGDTRQIALFQGARNRAELYNRELFEALARDHANFTYVPALSQAVEDAEWTGFKGYVHDAAKQHFDGRFSSRKAYLCGPPVMIDSAITCLMQGRLFERDIFMERFYSAADGSESTQRSALFKRI; encoded by the coding sequence ATGAGCTACCAAGTCACCATCGAACCCACTGGCGAGCAGATCGAAGTGGAAGAAGGGCAGACCATTCTCCAGGCTGCTTTGCGCCAGGGTGTCTGGCTGCCGTTTGCCTGCGGCCATGGCACCTGCGCCACCTGCAAGGTCCAGGTGCTGGAAGGGGAAGCGGACCTGGGCGCGGCGTCTTCCTTTGCGCTGATGGACATGGAGCGTGATGAAGGCAAGGTGTTGGCCTGCTGCGCGATCCCCCAGAGCGACATGGTGATCGAGGCCGACATCGATGCCGATCCGGATTTCCTCGGGCATCCGGTGGAGGATTACCGCGCGGTGGTCAGCGCACTGGTGGACCTGTCGCCGACCATCAAGGGTGTGCACCTCAAGCTTGATCGGCCCATGGCCTTCCAGGCGGGGCAGTACATCAATCTGCAATTGCCCGGCATCGAGGGCACGCGTGCCTTCTCGCTGGCCAATCCGCCGAGCCGTGCCGATGAAGTCGAACTGCATGTGCGGCGGGTCGAGGGTGGGCTCGCCACCGGGATGATTCATGATGAGTTGAAGGTGGGCGATACCGTGGACCTGTCCGGACCTTACGGGCAGTTCTTCGTCCGTGGCTCGCAAAGCGGTGACCTGATTTTCATCGCCGGCGGCTCGGGTCTGTCGAGCCCGCAGTCGATGATTCTCGACCTGCTGGAGGCCGGCGATACCCGGCAGATCGCGCTGTTCCAGGGCGCACGCAACCGCGCCGAACTGTACAACCGCGAACTGTTCGAGGCACTGGCCCGTGATCACGCCAACTTCACCTACGTGCCGGCGCTCAGCCAGGCAGTGGAGGATGCCGAATGGACCGGCTTCAAGGGCTATGTGCATGACGCGGCCAAACAGCATTTCGACGGTCGCTTCAGCAGTCGCAAGGCCTACCTGTGCGGGCCGCCGGTGATGATCGACTCGGCCATCACCTGCCTGATGCAGGGGCGATTGTTCGAGCGCGACATCTTCATGGAACGCTTCTACAGCGCCGCCGATGGCAGCGAGTCGACCCAGCGCTCGGCGTTGTTCAAGCGCATCTGA
- a CDS encoding PQQ-binding-like beta-propeller repeat protein, which produces MKQSAAEILREYGPFEGIDHVHGLTWDGRQVWFASGEKLNALDPDKGQPVRSIDVAAHAGTAFDGKHLFQIAEDRIQKIDPQTGKVLSTIPAPGGGNDSGLTWAEGSLWVGEYRERKIHRIDPESGAILRTLESNRFVTGVTWVEGALWHGTWEGEESELRRVDSRTGEVLESLKLPAGIGVSGLESDGGERFFCGGGNSGKVRVVRRPA; this is translated from the coding sequence ATGAAACAGTCAGCAGCTGAAATTCTCCGTGAATACGGTCCCTTCGAAGGGATCGATCACGTACACGGTCTGACCTGGGACGGTCGCCAGGTCTGGTTTGCCAGCGGCGAAAAACTCAATGCCCTGGACCCTGACAAGGGCCAGCCTGTGCGCTCGATCGATGTCGCCGCCCACGCCGGCACTGCGTTCGATGGCAAGCACCTGTTCCAGATTGCCGAGGACCGCATCCAGAAAATCGACCCGCAAACCGGCAAGGTCCTCTCGACGATTCCGGCGCCCGGCGGCGGCAACGATTCCGGGCTGACCTGGGCCGAAGGTTCGCTGTGGGTGGGCGAGTATCGCGAGCGCAAGATCCACCGGATCGATCCGGAAAGCGGCGCGATCCTGCGAACCCTGGAGTCCAACCGCTTTGTTACGGGTGTGACCTGGGTCGAGGGCGCGCTGTGGCATGGCACCTGGGAAGGCGAGGAGAGTGAATTGCGCCGGGTCGATTCGCGCACCGGCGAAGTGCTGGAGAGCCTGAAGTTGCCCGCCGGCATTGGCGTGTCGGGGCTTGAGTCCGACGGCGGCGAGCGGTTTTTCTGTGGCGGTGGCAACAGCGGGAAGGTGAGGGTGGTGCGTCGGCCGGCTTGA
- a CDS encoding SphA family protein — translation MTRTTKSLIVTAALTALPLVAHATEGGGTSYPLGAENYMSGAMPPPGFYGQLFVNHYEADNLRGNDGKKLPVDFRVRANAITPRFIWVSDYTLFGASVALHAIVPLVDLKVELNGQSQSKQGMGDIIFGSALGFHHSDKFHSILSLDMIAPTGRYDRGDLANIGRNYWVIEPVYAMTYVDPDGLNLDAKFMYDFNRENPATDYRSGQEFHVDYAIGWGLGNGWVLGVGGYYYRQTTDDRQDGETIKDNKGRSLAIGPSIKYTSKSGWFVTGKWEQETEVRNRAQGNAYWMKLTVPF, via the coding sequence ATGACTCGCACAACAAAATCACTGATCGTGACCGCTGCTTTGACCGCCTTGCCACTGGTGGCCCACGCCACCGAAGGCGGCGGAACCTCCTACCCCTTGGGCGCGGAAAACTACATGTCCGGGGCGATGCCGCCGCCGGGGTTCTACGGGCAACTGTTCGTCAACCACTACGAGGCCGACAACCTGCGCGGCAACGATGGCAAGAAACTCCCGGTGGACTTTCGCGTTCGCGCCAACGCCATCACCCCACGGTTCATATGGGTCAGTGACTACACCCTGTTCGGCGCCAGCGTCGCACTGCATGCGATCGTGCCGCTGGTGGATTTGAAGGTTGAATTGAACGGCCAGTCGCAAAGCAAGCAAGGCATGGGCGACATCATCTTCGGCTCGGCGCTGGGCTTTCACCACAGCGACAAGTTCCACAGCATCCTGTCCCTGGACATGATCGCCCCGACCGGCCGTTATGACCGTGGCGACCTGGCCAATATCGGGCGAAATTACTGGGTGATCGAGCCGGTCTACGCCATGACCTATGTCGACCCCGACGGGCTCAACCTCGACGCCAAGTTCATGTACGACTTCAACCGCGAAAACCCGGCGACCGACTACCGCTCGGGCCAGGAATTCCACGTCGACTATGCCATTGGCTGGGGGTTGGGTAATGGCTGGGTGCTGGGCGTCGGCGGTTACTACTACCGCCAGACCACTGATGACCGTCAGGACGGCGAGACGATCAAGGACAACAAGGGACGGTCGCTGGCCATCGGGCCATCGATCAAATACACCAGCAAGTCGGGCTGGTTTGTCACGGGGAAATGGGAGCAGGAAACCGAAGTGCGCAACCGGGCGCAGGGGAATGCGTACTGGATGAAATTGACGGTGCCGTTTTGA
- a CDS encoding amidase, with the protein MIQVTEVSIAQLRAALEAGQTTSVELVRAYLARIDAYDGPETPTALNAVVVRNPEALKEAQASDERRARGQTLGPLDGIPYTAKDSYLVKGLTAASGSPAFKDLVAYRDAFTIERLRAAGAICLGKTNMPPMANGGMQRGVYGRAESPYNANYLTAPFASGSSNGAGTATAASYAAFGLAEETWSSGRGPASNNGLCAYTPSRGVISVRGNWPLTPTMDVVVPFARTMADLLEVLDVVVAEDTDTRGDLWRLQPWVPIPSVASVRPASYLELAVKADSLAGKRFGIPKMYINADPEAGTSEAPGIGGPTGQRINTRPSVIGLWQDARKALEAAGAEVLEVDFPLVSNCEGDRPGAPTVFNRGIVSKEFLHHELWDLTAWAFDDFLQANGDPKLNRLVDVDGPQIFPHDPGTLPNREGDLAAGMDEYVKMAERGITPWDQISTVPDGLRGLEQTRKIDLEDWMDRLGLDAVLFPTVADVGPADADVNPASADIAWSNGIWVANGNLAIRHLGVPTVTVPMGIMPDIGMPVGLTFAGRAYDDSALLRFAAAFESTGSKRQIPPRTPPLSGQ; encoded by the coding sequence ATGATCCAAGTCACTGAAGTTTCCATTGCCCAACTGCGTGCTGCCCTTGAAGCTGGCCAGACCACCTCGGTCGAGCTGGTGCGGGCCTACCTTGCCCGAATCGACGCCTACGACGGCCCCGAGACGCCCACCGCGCTCAATGCCGTGGTGGTGCGCAACCCCGAGGCGCTCAAGGAAGCGCAAGCCAGCGACGAACGCCGCGCCAGGGGCCAGACCCTCGGACCGCTCGATGGCATTCCCTACACCGCCAAGGACAGTTATCTGGTCAAGGGCCTGACCGCCGCGTCGGGCAGCCCCGCCTTCAAGGACCTCGTCGCCTACCGCGATGCCTTCACCATCGAACGCCTGCGCGCTGCCGGGGCGATCTGCCTGGGCAAGACCAACATGCCGCCGATGGCCAATGGCGGCATGCAGCGCGGGGTCTACGGCCGCGCCGAAAGCCCGTACAACGCCAACTACCTCACCGCGCCTTTCGCCTCCGGCTCGTCCAACGGTGCCGGCACTGCCACGGCCGCCAGCTACGCCGCTTTCGGCCTGGCCGAGGAAACCTGGTCCAGCGGTCGCGGCCCGGCGTCGAACAATGGCCTGTGCGCCTACACCCCTTCGCGCGGGGTGATTTCGGTTCGCGGCAACTGGCCGCTGACGCCGACCATGGACGTGGTCGTGCCCTTCGCCCGGACCATGGCCGACCTGCTCGAAGTGCTCGATGTGGTGGTGGCCGAAGACACCGACACCCGTGGCGACCTGTGGCGCCTGCAACCCTGGGTGCCGATTCCGAGTGTCGCTTCGGTGCGCCCCGCTTCCTACCTGGAATTGGCCGTGAAGGCTGATTCACTGGCCGGCAAGCGCTTCGGCATTCCGAAGATGTACATCAACGCCGACCCTGAAGCAGGCACCAGCGAAGCACCGGGCATCGGTGGCCCGACCGGACAACGCATCAACACCCGCCCTTCCGTCATCGGTCTGTGGCAAGACGCGCGCAAGGCCCTGGAAGCCGCCGGCGCCGAAGTGCTGGAAGTCGATTTCCCGCTGGTGTCCAACTGCGAAGGTGATCGCCCGGGCGCACCGACCGTGTTCAATCGCGGCATCGTCTCCAAGGAATTCCTGCACCACGAGCTGTGGGACCTGACGGCCTGGGCCTTCGATGATTTCCTGCAGGCCAACGGCGATCCGAAGCTGAACCGTCTGGTGGACGTCGATGGCCCGCAGATTTTCCCGCACGACCCGGGCACGCTGCCGAACCGCGAGGGCGACCTGGCGGCGGGCATGGACGAGTACGTGAAGATGGCCGAGCGCGGCATCACCCCGTGGGATCAGATCAGCACGGTGCCTGACGGCCTGCGTGGTCTGGAACAGACCCGCAAGATCGACCTTGAAGACTGGATGGACCGCCTGGGTCTGGACGCAGTGCTGTTTCCGACCGTCGCCGATGTGGGACCTGCGGATGCGGACGTCAACCCGGCGTCGGCCGACATCGCCTGGAGCAACGGGATCTGGGTGGCCAACGGCAACCTCGCCATTCGCCACCTGGGCGTGCCGACGGTCACCGTACCGATGGGAATTATGCCGGACATCGGCATGCCGGTCGGCCTGACCTTCGCCGGTCGCGCCTATGACGATTCGGCGCTGTTGCGTTTTGCGGCGGCGTTCGAGTCCACCGGCAGCAAGCGGCAGATTCCGCCGCGTACGCCGCCGCTGTCCGGCCAATAA
- a CDS encoding Rho-binding antiterminator — translation MNTYQPVNCDLYDYLEIACLRGYRLDIELRDGARLTAKALTTRTASSKEEFLLLETADGQQEVRLDQLLAITPLDANAQFGRVAFSDAICTF, via the coding sequence ATGAACACCTATCAGCCCGTGAACTGCGACCTGTACGACTATCTGGAAATCGCTTGCCTGCGCGGCTACCGGCTGGATATCGAATTGAGGGACGGCGCACGCCTGACCGCCAAGGCACTGACGACGCGCACTGCCAGCAGCAAGGAGGAGTTTCTCCTGCTGGAAACGGCCGACGGCCAGCAGGAAGTCCGTCTGGACCAACTGCTGGCCATCACACCGCTGGATGCCAATGCGCAGTTCGGCCGGGTGGCGTTTTCCGATGCGATCTGCACCTTCTGA
- a CDS encoding GlxA family transcriptional regulator, producing MVERRQFSGGMKGKNLRYLNEHEGQSVRARAGFLLLEHFSLPAFTQALDTVVTANLLRPELFSSKTFGLAEGEVISDLGLVIRPDACLSHAEIQELDLLVVCGGYRTALKADEALINLLQDAAEQGVTLAGVWNGAWFLGRAGLLDGYRCAIHPEHRPALAEIAKMTQVTSEAYVVDRDRMTASSPNGTFYMALEWIRGLHDKALTDGIEDILAFEASRYRRIKPSLNASVCGPLREVINLMDANLEEPLEMEALCEYAGRSRRQIERLFKEQLGTTPQRYYMDLRITEARRLLQHTSLSIVEVSVACGFVSPSHFSKCYSSYFGYRPSKETRLVK from the coding sequence TTGGTAGAGCGACGTCAGTTCAGCGGTGGCATGAAGGGCAAGAACCTGCGCTACCTCAATGAGCATGAAGGCCAGTCCGTGCGCGCCCGCGCGGGGTTTCTGCTGCTGGAGCATTTTTCCTTGCCGGCGTTCACCCAGGCGTTGGACACGGTGGTCACGGCCAACCTGCTGCGCCCCGAGCTGTTTTCCAGCAAAACCTTTGGCCTGGCCGAAGGGGAAGTGATCAGCGATCTGGGCCTGGTGATCCGTCCCGACGCTTGCCTGAGTCACGCCGAAATTCAGGAACTGGACTTGCTGGTGGTGTGTGGCGGCTATCGCACCGCACTCAAGGCCGATGAAGCGTTGATCAATCTTTTGCAGGACGCCGCCGAGCAGGGCGTGACCCTGGCCGGGGTGTGGAACGGCGCCTGGTTCCTCGGACGCGCCGGTTTGCTTGACGGCTATCGCTGTGCGATCCACCCCGAACATCGCCCGGCGCTGGCGGAAATCGCCAAAATGACCCAGGTCACCAGCGAAGCCTATGTGGTGGACCGCGATCGCATGACCGCCTCCAGCCCGAATGGCACTTTCTATATGGCGCTGGAGTGGATCCGCGGGCTGCACGACAAGGCCTTGACCGACGGCATCGAAGACATCCTGGCGTTCGAAGCCTCCCGTTACCGGCGCATCAAACCCTCGTTGAACGCCTCGGTCTGCGGCCCGCTGCGCGAAGTGATCAACCTGATGGACGCCAACCTTGAAGAACCGCTGGAAATGGAAGCACTCTGCGAATACGCCGGCCGCTCCCGCCGGCAGATCGAGCGGCTGTTCAAGGAACAACTGGGCACCACGCCGCAGCGCTATTACATGGACTTGCGCATCACCGAGGCACGGCGGTTGTTGCAGCACACTTCGTTGAGCATTGTTGAGGTATCGGTGGCTTGTGGTTTTGTGTCGCCGAGTCATTTCAGCAAGTGCTACAGCTCGTACTTTGGGTATCGGCCTTCGAAGGAGACGCGGTTGGTCAAGTAG
- a CDS encoding SDR family oxidoreductase — translation MQRLEGKVAVITGGNSGIGLASACLFAEQGAQVIITARRQEILDEAVRQIGHGAIGIQGDVASLEHHADVAEQVRERFGALDIYMANAGIVTPTPSQQVTPEAFDAQFNINTRGVFFGVQAITPVLRDGASVILTNSLAATKVFEGHAVYAGSKAAIAAFARNWALELRMRRIRVNVLSPGPVDTAIIGKMGVSEDQRPGFMKMLADMIPAGRVGEANELAQAALYLASSDSSFVNGIELLVDGGMSLV, via the coding sequence ATGCAACGTCTTGAAGGAAAGGTCGCGGTGATCACCGGCGGCAATAGCGGGATCGGTCTGGCCTCGGCCTGTCTGTTCGCCGAACAGGGCGCACAGGTGATCATCACCGCCCGGCGCCAGGAGATTCTGGACGAGGCCGTGCGCCAGATCGGGCATGGCGCCATCGGCATCCAGGGCGATGTCGCCAGCCTCGAACATCATGCCGACGTGGCCGAACAGGTGCGCGAGCGATTCGGGGCGCTGGACATCTACATGGCCAATGCCGGAATCGTCACCCCGACGCCCTCGCAGCAGGTCACGCCAGAGGCGTTCGATGCGCAATTCAACATCAACACCCGCGGAGTATTTTTCGGCGTTCAGGCGATCACACCCGTGTTGCGCGATGGTGCCAGCGTCATTCTGACCAACTCCCTGGCCGCCACCAAAGTGTTCGAAGGCCACGCGGTGTACGCCGGATCCAAAGCGGCCATCGCGGCGTTTGCGCGCAACTGGGCGCTGGAACTGCGCATGCGCAGGATCCGCGTCAACGTGCTGAGCCCCGGCCCGGTGGATACGGCGATCATTGGCAAAATGGGGGTATCGGAAGATCAGCGTCCGGGGTTCATGAAGATGCTGGCGGACATGATTCCGGCAGGGCGCGTGGGCGAGGCCAATGAACTGGCGCAGGCGGCGCTTTACCTGGCGTCCAGCGACAGTTCCTTTGTCAATGGCATTGAGTTGCTTGTGGACGGTGGCATGTCACTGGTTTGA
- a CDS encoding LysR family transcriptional regulator yields MSSLLNQSASLIAFVRAVEAGSFSAAARNAGTTPSAISKSIARLEAELNAKLFRRSTRMLSLTPEGQAFFERVAPLLQAIDDSADALRHTGGARGHLRVSMPSEIGRLLMPRIHSVFLADHPQVELDLTLVDHRVELIREGYDVIFRVGSLADSDLKSRTLAQLDMALVASPAFLDQWGNPSSIDQLRALPFVRYQLNGHTLPIVFANGETLVARGRIGLDSGFGLRAAVLEGMGVAYLMKCTVQQDLDRGDLLQVLPEEKLPARAIHSLHAFGTLTPIRIKLFADFVQQELLRLNED; encoded by the coding sequence ATGTCGAGCCTGTTGAACCAGTCGGCCAGCTTGATTGCCTTTGTCCGCGCGGTCGAAGCCGGTTCGTTCAGCGCTGCGGCGCGTAACGCCGGCACCACGCCTTCGGCCATTTCAAAGAGCATCGCGCGGCTGGAAGCGGAGCTGAATGCCAAGCTGTTCCGCCGCTCCACACGGATGCTCAGCCTGACGCCCGAGGGTCAGGCGTTTTTCGAGCGCGTTGCGCCACTGTTGCAGGCCATTGATGACAGCGCCGATGCCCTGCGCCACACCGGCGGTGCCCGGGGTCATTTGCGGGTCAGCATGCCCAGTGAAATCGGGCGATTGCTGATGCCGCGAATTCACTCGGTGTTCCTCGCCGATCACCCGCAGGTGGAGCTGGACCTGACCCTGGTCGATCATCGTGTCGAACTGATTCGCGAGGGTTACGACGTGATCTTTCGCGTCGGCAGCCTGGCCGACAGCGACCTCAAAAGCCGCACCCTGGCCCAGCTCGACATGGCGCTGGTGGCGTCCCCGGCGTTTCTCGATCAATGGGGCAATCCCTCGTCCATCGACCAATTGCGTGCCCTGCCCTTTGTGCGTTATCAGCTCAATGGCCACACCCTGCCCATCGTTTTCGCCAACGGAGAAACCTTGGTGGCACGCGGGCGCATCGGGCTTGATTCGGGGTTCGGCCTGCGGGCTGCGGTACTGGAAGGGATGGGCGTCGCTTATTTGATGAAGTGCACGGTGCAGCAGGATCTGGATCGGGGTGATCTGCTGCAGGTGCTGCCCGAGGAAAAACTGCCAGCGCGGGCGATCCATTCGCTGCATGCGTTTGGCACGTTGACGCCGATTCGGATCAAGTTGTTTGCCGATTTTGTACAGCAAGAGTTGTTGCGACTGAACGAAGATTGA
- a CDS encoding phenol hydroxylase subunit P4 — protein sequence MPVTAIGAYSAQPLDRQDNFHGLQLVYLCWEKHLMFCAPFTFPLPPAMPFADFIEQVVKPSISAHPDAAQVDFSQAQWRLNERPFTPDTTASLIANGIDHKSLLHLYTPGLNGIAGSFN from the coding sequence ATGCCCGTGACTGCCATCGGCGCCTACAGCGCCCAACCCCTGGACCGCCAGGACAATTTCCACGGCCTGCAACTGGTGTACCTGTGCTGGGAAAAACACCTGATGTTCTGCGCCCCGTTCACCTTCCCACTGCCACCGGCCATGCCCTTCGCCGACTTCATCGAACAGGTGGTCAAGCCTTCGATTTCCGCTCACCCGGACGCGGCACAGGTCGATTTCAGCCAGGCGCAGTGGCGCCTCAACGAACGACCGTTCACCCCGGACACCACAGCAAGCCTGATCGCCAACGGCATTGATCACAAAAGCCTGCTGCACCTCTACACCCCAGGCTTGAACGGCATTGCCGGCAGCTTCAACTGA
- a CDS encoding CAP domain-containing protein, whose protein sequence is MRQTALALRFTSLCLLTSLPLFAAPAHAGAERQLVDAINDYRAHPEGCGRRPAQRLSPLALKSNLALPVGYGGAMRERLKASGYQAVAVRSIRVVGAQDADDAFDLLQEEHCSALLDSQYSDVGVSRSRGEWQVVLAKPVLDSQMADGRSVAKSLLAQVNAARAKPRMCGRQRFAAARPLAWNPNLGAAAQGHSKAMAYGNYFAHEDPDGDMPADRARAAGYRGRQIGENIAAGQGSPSKAMAGWLASPGHCANLMNPMFTQVGAGFATQARSDEGVYWTMLFGAP, encoded by the coding sequence ATGCGCCAAACCGCTCTCGCCTTGCGCTTCACTTCGCTGTGCCTGTTGACCTCCCTTCCCCTCTTTGCAGCCCCCGCCCATGCCGGTGCGGAGCGCCAACTGGTGGACGCCATCAACGATTACCGCGCCCACCCCGAAGGCTGCGGCCGCCGCCCCGCTCAACGACTGTCTCCCCTGGCGCTCAAATCCAATCTGGCGTTGCCGGTGGGTTATGGCGGCGCCATGCGCGAGAGGTTAAAGGCGTCGGGCTATCAGGCGGTGGCGGTGCGCAGTATTCGCGTGGTGGGCGCGCAGGATGCCGACGACGCCTTCGACCTGCTGCAGGAAGAACATTGCTCCGCCCTGCTGGACAGCCAGTACAGCGACGTCGGCGTCAGCCGCAGCCGTGGCGAATGGCAAGTGGTACTGGCAAAGCCGGTGCTGGACAGCCAGATGGCGGACGGCCGATCGGTTGCCAAAAGCTTGCTCGCGCAAGTCAACGCCGCCCGGGCCAAACCGCGCATGTGTGGTCGCCAGCGCTTCGCCGCCGCCCGGCCACTGGCCTGGAACCCCAACCTGGGCGCCGCCGCCCAAGGCCACAGCAAAGCCATGGCCTACGGCAACTACTTCGCCCACGAAGACCCGGATGGCGACATGCCGGCGGATCGGGCACGGGCCGCCGGTTACCGGGGCCGGCAGATCGGCGAAAACATCGCCGCCGGCCAGGGCTCACCGAGCAAGGCCATGGCCGGCTGGCTGGCGAGCCCCGGGCATTGCGCGAACTTGATGAACCCGATGTTTACCCAGGTGGGTGCGGGGTTTGCGACGCAGGCGCGTAGTGATGAGGGGGTTTACTGGACCATGTTGTTCGGGGCGCCTTGA
- a CDS encoding polyamine ABC transporter substrate-binding protein, with protein MDTMKRILGATVCGLSLLASAVHAEQRELRVYNWADYILPAVPKDFADHTGIKVTWDTFDTNESLEAKLLTGNSGYDLVVPSNQFIETQIKAGVFQKLDKSKLPNWNHQNPALLKLLDANDPGNQYGVPYMYGTVLIGFNPAKVKAALGENAPVDSWDLVFNPKNMEKLKSCGVAMLDSPSEILPLALHYLGLDPNSQNPADYEKAKALMLKVRPYVTYFNSAKYMTDIANGDICVAIGYSGSFYQFGNRAKEAGNGVVVDWRLPKEGAPIWFDTFAIPKSAKNVEEAHEFLNTLLDPKVIAPISDFLGYPNVNQDSLPLINKEITGNPNLTPTPQALASLYVVQPLPQKLERVRTRVWTAIKSDK; from the coding sequence ATGGACACCATGAAACGCATCCTGGGCGCCACGGTTTGCGGGCTGTCGCTGCTGGCCAGCGCCGTACACGCCGAACAGCGCGAGTTGAGGGTCTACAACTGGGCCGACTACATACTGCCGGCGGTACCCAAGGACTTCGCCGACCATACCGGGATCAAAGTCACCTGGGACACCTTCGACACCAATGAGTCCCTGGAAGCCAAGCTGCTGACCGGCAACTCCGGCTACGACCTGGTGGTGCCCTCGAACCAGTTCATCGAAACCCAGATCAAGGCTGGCGTGTTCCAGAAACTCGACAAGTCCAAGTTGCCCAACTGGAACCACCAGAACCCGGCATTGCTCAAGCTGCTCGACGCCAATGACCCCGGCAACCAGTACGGCGTGCCCTACATGTACGGCACCGTGCTGATCGGCTTCAACCCGGCCAAGGTCAAGGCGGCGCTGGGCGAGAATGCGCCGGTGGACAGCTGGGACCTGGTGTTCAACCCGAAAAACATGGAGAAGCTCAAATCCTGCGGCGTGGCCATGCTCGATTCGCCGTCGGAAATCCTGCCGCTGGCCCTGCATTACCTGGGCCTTGACCCCAACAGCCAGAACCCGGCTGACTACGAGAAGGCCAAGGCGCTGATGCTCAAGGTGCGTCCGTACGTCACCTACTTCAACTCCGCCAAGTACATGACCGACATCGCCAACGGCGACATTTGCGTGGCCATCGGCTACTCCGGCAGCTTCTACCAGTTCGGCAATCGCGCCAAGGAAGCGGGCAACGGCGTGGTGGTCGACTGGCGCTTGCCGAAGGAGGGCGCGCCGATCTGGTTCGACACCTTCGCCATCCCCAAAAGCGCGAAGAACGTCGAGGAAGCTCACGAGTTCCTCAACACCTTGCTCGACCCGAAAGTCATTGCACCGATCAGCGACTTCCTTGGTTACCCGAACGTGAACCAGGATTCGTTGCCGCTGATCAACAAGGAAATCACCGGCAACCCCAACCTGACGCCGACGCCACAGGCCCTGGCGTCGCTATACGTGGTACAGCCGTTGCCGCAGAAGCTGGAGCGGGTGCGCACGCGGGTGTGGACGGCGATCAAATCCGACAAATAA
- a CDS encoding helix-turn-helix domain-containing protein — MARARCMVAEAEIALASRELGWPVQALEAARETLEAHGDWVNAAHARYLDIRRLLLIGQLNEAQEKLAQLDPATLPMPLRATHELVAAGIAMRHLQSQAARAALVRAEVAARQSAIPALLAEVDSAVQQLDSPAAQLIVQGQQRPLSLEDVEALLASTSLVVDACRYVVRGAGMSVSLATRPILFILVRALAEAWPNDVPRETLIARAFRLKLSDESHRARLRVEIGRLRVALKPLAGITATKRGFALVSQTSPDVVLLTPPVEEKFAALFALLSDGESWSSSALALALRSSQRTVQRALDTLAAQGKVQSFGQGRARRWLTPSVPGFATTLLLPVPLPGG, encoded by the coding sequence ATGGCTCGGGCACGCTGCATGGTCGCCGAGGCCGAGATCGCGCTGGCATCAAGAGAGCTTGGCTGGCCGGTGCAGGCTCTGGAGGCGGCGCGAGAAACGCTGGAGGCGCATGGCGATTGGGTCAACGCGGCCCACGCGCGTTATCTGGATATCCGCCGCTTGCTGTTGATCGGGCAGCTCAACGAGGCGCAGGAAAAACTCGCGCAACTGGACCCGGCCACCTTGCCGATGCCACTGCGGGCCACCCACGAACTGGTGGCGGCGGGCATCGCCATGCGTCACCTGCAATCCCAGGCTGCTCGCGCCGCTTTGGTCAGGGCCGAAGTCGCCGCGCGGCAGTCGGCGATTCCCGCCTTGCTCGCGGAGGTGGACAGCGCCGTACAACAGCTTGATAGCCCCGCCGCGCAACTGATCGTTCAGGGCCAACAACGGCCGCTGTCGCTGGAGGATGTAGAAGCGCTGCTCGCCTCGACATCACTGGTGGTGGACGCCTGCCGCTACGTCGTGCGCGGCGCCGGCATGTCGGTGTCGCTGGCGACCCGCCCCATCCTGTTCATCCTCGTGCGTGCGCTGGCCGAAGCCTGGCCCAACGATGTGCCGCGCGAAACGCTCATCGCCCGGGCCTTCCGCCTGAAACTCAGTGACGAATCCCACCGCGCCCGCCTGCGGGTTGAAATCGGACGACTGCGCGTGGCGCTCAAGCCCCTGGCCGGTATCACTGCCACCAAGCGCGGATTTGCCTTGGTCTCGCAGACATCCCCCGACGTCGTGCTGCTCACACCCCCGGTCGAGGAAAAGTTCGCGGCGCTGTTCGCCTTGCTCAGCGATGGCGAGTCCTGGTCGAGTTCGGCGTTGGCGTTGGCGCTCCGCAGCAGCCAGCGCACCGTGCAGCGAGCCCTCGATACGCTGGCGGCGCAGGGCAAGGTGCAGTCGTTCGGACAGGGCCGGGCGCGGCGTTGGCTGACGCCGTCGGTGCCCGGTTTCGCGACGACCTTGTTACTCCCGGTGCCGCTGCCCGGTGGCTAG